A genomic region of Nymphaea colorata isolate Beijing-Zhang1983 chromosome 2, ASM883128v2, whole genome shotgun sequence contains the following coding sequences:
- the LOC116246693 gene encoding rho-N domain-containing protein 1, chloroplastic-like: MLFLGRSYFVGNGPYDRGCLPCMGFSGKSELSSFSCHGRQCSHLFAGNILLRNSHFHNSRRSLYVCSRNSDGQQRNPDFSRQNKQGPGFSRNRSRPNHDRDEPEKLEETDFLSPKNGPLFSTSSSPRFQATAAPGPREKEIVELFRKVQAQLRERAAVKEEKKNEAAKGQIERGSVDSLLKLLRKHSFEQGTRQSSDDVDLQQPERTGPLEREPKSSYFGSNSKSSEQSQGPKSTTFSRPPSDFRRKSPVPRVKYQPVYSADPSGTEDFPPKRQGRRKKKIIEPEAEDDLLPTSNEEFDDISGSLSSESYELDDEIHEPDAGEISTPIMDYQPVYSADLMIPENSSPKRRGRQKKNVREAETVHDFSPTSSKEFESISGSLSSEPEEPEESEGDISETDDMLSAKSISEPADLSSMKLPDLKALAKSRGVKGVSKLKKAELLKLLHGELG, encoded by the exons ATGTTATTCTTAGGAAGAAGTTACTTTGTTG GAAATGGGCCATATGATCGAGGCTGTTTGCCTTGCATGGGATTTTCAGGAAAATCTGAATTGTCATCCTTCTCTTGTCATGGTAGACAGTGCAGCCATCTATTTGCAGGCAATATCCTGTTAAGAAACTCCCATTTTCATAATTCCAGAAGGTCTCTCTATGTCTGTTCTAGAAATTCCGATGGTCAACAAAGAAATCCAGATTTCTCACGGCAAAACAAGCAAGGACCTGGATTCTCCAGAAATAGAAGCAGGCCTAACCACGACAGGGATGAACCTGAAAAGCTTGAAGAAACGGATTTCCTATCCCCTAAAAATGGCCCATTATTCTCCACGTCTAGCAGCCCAAGGTTCCAAGCTACTGCTGCTCCAGGCCCACGGGAAAAGGAGATTGTTGAACTTTTTAGGAAGGTCCAGGCCCaactgagagagagagctgctgtcaaagaagaaaagaagaacgaaGCTGCAAAAGGACAAATAGAAAGAGGGTCGGTTGACTCGCTTCTCAAACTTTTAAGGAAGCATTCATTTGAGCAGGGAACGAGGCAAAGCAGTGATGATGTAGACCTCCAACAACCAGAAAGAACTGGTCCACTCGAGAGAGAACCGAAGTCCAGCTACTTTGGCTCCAATAGCAAAAGTTCAGAGCAGTCTCAAGGACCAAAAAGTACCACATTCTCAAGGCCACCTTCCGATTTCAGGCGGAAATCTCCAGTTCCAAGGGTGAAATATCAACCAGTATATTCAGCTGATCCTAGTGGAACTGAAGATTTCCCTCCCAAGCGCCAAGGGAGGCGAAAGAAGAAAATCATAGAACCAGAGGCAGAAGATGACCTTCTACCCACATCGAATGAAGAGTTTGATGACATCTCAGGGTCTTTATCATCAGAATCATATGAGCTAGATGATGAAATTCATGAACCTGATGCTGGTGAGATTTCTACTCCGATCATGGACTACCAACCAGTTTATTCTGCAGATCTCATGATACCTGAAAATTCATCTCCTAAACGCCGAGGGAGACAGAAGAAAAATGTCAGAGAGGCAGAAACAGTGCATGACTTTTCACCTACTTCTAGCAAGGAGTTTGAAAGTATTTCAGGATCTTTATCATCAGAACCAGAAGAGCCAGAAGAATCTGAGGGTGACATTTCAGAAAccgatgacatgctttcagcAAAATCTATATCTGAGCCAGCAGATTTGAGCAGTATGAAGTTGCCTGATTTGAAAGCCCTCGCAAAGTCCCGGGGAGTCAAAGGTGTTTCTAAGTTGAAGAAAGCTGAACTCCTGAAATTGTTGCATGGAGAACTGGGATGA